The Humulus lupulus chromosome 3, drHumLupu1.1, whole genome shotgun sequence genome window below encodes:
- the LOC133822801 gene encoding probable isoprenylcysteine alpha-carbonyl methylesterase ICMEL1: MPSQQILPITQHTQLSSYPFPESNPSSVSPSSSSSVDTMLLKVEDDPTARLLISSSFENEQASFQPIKPLLPKIKTAKTFYQHRRRRTNSEDSISSLSDIEGRRSLRRDVGHAAAETFLLTRLSLKLLRYLGVGYRWMTRFLALGCYALLLVPGFCQVGYNYFFSSQIRRSIVYGDKPRNRLDLYLPKNSDGPKPVIAFVTGGAWIIGYKAWGSLLGQQLSERDIIVACIDYRNFPQGTISDMVADASEGISYLCNHIAEYGGDPNRIYLMGQSAGAHIAACTLLEQAIKEAGEGESTSWSVSQLKAYFGLSGGYNLFDLIDHFHSRGLYRSVFLSIMEGEQSLRRFSPEVMVQDPNIKNAVSLLPPIILFHGTADYSIPSDSSKKFAETLQSLGVKAESILYEGKTHTDLFLQDPMRGGNDQMFEDLLAVIHADDSAAQARDAAAPLRRRLVPEFMLKLARSVSPF; encoded by the exons ATGCCGTCCCAACAGATTTTGCCCATAACCCAGCATACCCAATTGTCTTCGTATCCATTTCCTGAATCGAACCCTTCTTCAGTCTCGCCTAGTAGTTCATCTTCAGTAGACACAATGTTGCTCAAGGTTGAAGATGACCCAACTGCGAGGCTTCTCATTTCTTCGTCGTTTGAAAATGAACAGGCCTCCTTCCAGCCCATTAAGCCCCTTCTTCCCAAGATAAAAACGGCTAAGACGTTTTACCAGCACCGGCGACGGCGAACCAATAGTGAAGATTCTATATCTTCGTTATCTGACATCGAAGGCCGTCGATCTTTGAGGCGTGATGTTGGCCACGCCGCGGCCGAGACGTTCTTGCTCACTCGTCTGAGTTTAAAGCTTTTGAGATATCTTGG GGTAGGCTACAGATGGATGACAAGATTTCTTGCACTTGGTTGTTATGCATTGTTACTTGTACCAGGCTTTTGTCAAG TTGGTTACAACTATTTCTTCTCCAGTCAGATACGCAGAAGTATTGTTTACGGCGATAAACCAAGGAATAG GCTGGATCTGTATCTACCTAAAAATAGTGATGGGCCAAAACCAGTCATTGCATTTGTAACTGGTGGAGCCTGGATTATTGG CTATAAAGCATGGGGTTCTCTTCTGGGTCAACAGTTATCAGAAAGGGACATTATTGTGGCGTGCATAGATTACAG AAATTTTCCTCAAGGAACTATTAGTGATATGGTAGCAGATGCTTCTGAAGGTATCTCATATCTGTGCAATCATATTGCAGAATATGGAGGTGATCCTAATAG GATTTATCTAATGGGACAATCAGCTGGTGCACATATTGCAGCTTGTACTCTCCTGGAACAGGCAATTAAGGAGGCTGGTGAAGGAGAGAGCACTTCTTGGAGTGTCTCGCAGTTAAAGGCTTACTTTGGTTTATCTGGCGG GTATAATTTGTTTGACTTGATAGATCATTTTCACAGTCGAGGTCTCTACCGTTCAGTCTTTCTAAG TATAATGGAAGGAGAGCAATCTCTTAGACGGTTTTCTCCAGAAGTGATGGTACAGGACCCAAACATTAAAAATGCAGTGTCTCTCCTGCCTCCCATTATTTTATTCCATGGTACAGCAGATTATTCCATACCATCAGATTCCAG CAAGAAATTTGCAGAAACTCTTCAGAGCCTTGGAGTCAAAGCTGAATCAATTTTGTATGAAGGAAAGACTCATACAGATTTGTTTCTTCAG GATCCTATGAGGGGCGGTAATGATCAAATGTTTGAAGATTTACTAGCTGTCATCCATGCTGATGACTCAGCTGCCCAGGCTAGAGACGCAGCGGCTCCTCTCAGAAGACGGCTTGTACCTGAGTTCATGTTGAAATTAGCTCGCAGTGTCAGTCCATTCTAA